A region of the Zhihengliuella halotolerans genome:
CGCCGGCCTGAAGGCGGACCCGGACCTCACCGCCACCCTCGTCGCCAGCCTCCACCGGTACCAGTTGCGCAACATGCTCGTGTCGATGGCCGCCGACGCCAGAGGCTACGCCGACATCCCCCGAGAAGAGGGCGACCTCGGTTACGACCCCGATGACATCGGGAGCCTCATGGCGGACTCGCACCGGCTGGCTGAACGGGCCGTTCGATTCATCACGGGCCAGGCCGAAGTCGCCCCCGACTGGCGGCGGATGGACCGTCTCTGGGACATCGGATACGCGCTTGTCCCCGCAACCGAGGGGCGTGACCGATCCTCGCTGCTGACGATGATGGCGTGGATGGAGTGGGCGCGCGGGCGGAGTACCGCATCCAAGGCGCTCCTCGAGTGCGGCGGGGGAGTCGATCGCCAGGACGACCTCGCGTTGATCGCGACCACCATGATGAACCGCGGAGAGTTCGCCACCTGGGTCCAGGACCGGAGTCGGGCCTGGCGCCCGATGGAGGAGCACAAGGCGGCCTAGTGTTGATCCGTTCCGTTCCCGACCTGCGCCTACTGATGAACCCATCGGTTGCCATTTCGTGAGACAATGGGACCCGAGACCCCGTTGGGTCCGTGTTTCCGGCCCTCGAGTCACCCTGACAGGTGGAGCGAGAAATCCAGCTTCTTCACAGAAATTGGGAACACCGGAGCGATTGCAGGCGTTCGACAGTACGAGGACCCTGCGATCGGGACCGCCGTGTGCGGCCACCCGGACTTGACAGGGTCATAGTGGCGTTACCCACCGGGAGACTCCACGGATCACACGTGAGGAAGGTTATTCGTGCCAGCAACCGAGACAAGTTCTCAGAACGCCCGGACGCGGGATCAGCAGTCGTCGGCTCCTGCCGCCGAACCAGACGCCCCTCAGGATGAGGAGCTGACGCCGCAGCAGAAGGCGGCCCGCACGCGGGCACGCAAGAAGGCGGCGGCCGAGGCGTCGGGTACTGCGCCTGCCAAGGCGACCCGGGCGAAGAAGCCGGCGGCCGCTCCGGCTGCGGAGCCTGCGCCGGCGGCCGAGGCGGCGGAGGAGCAGAAGCCCGCCGCCGACAAGGACGGCAAGCCCGAGGAAGAGAGCCGCGGGTTCGTCCTGACGACGGACGAGGACGACGCGCCGCAGCAGCAGGTGCTCGTCGCCGGCGCCACGGCCGACCCCGTGAAGGACTACCTCAAGCAGATCGGCAAGGTCGCCCTGCTGAATGCGGAGCAGGAAGTGGATCTTGCGCTCCGCATCGAGGCCGGACTCTTCGCGACCCACAAGCTCGCGCAGGGCGGCGACAAGCTCGACAAGCGCCTGCGTTGGGACCTCGAGCAGGTCGTGCACGACGGCAAGATCGCGAAGAACCACCTCCTCGAGGCGAACCTTCGCCTCGTGGTGTCGCTGGCGAAGCGCTACACGGGCCGCGGCATGCTCTTCCTGGACCTCATCCAGGAAGGCAACTTGGGTCTCATCCGTGCCGTCGAGAAGTTCGACTACACCAAGGGCTTCAAGTTCTCGACCTACGCGACCTGGTGGATCCGTCAGGCGATCACTCGCGCCATGGCCGATCAGGCGCGAACCATCCGCATCCCGGTCCACATGGTCGAGGTCATCAACAAGCTCGCCCGCGTGCAGCGCCAGATGCTCCAGGACCTCGGCCGCGAGCCCACGCCGGAGGAGCTGGCCAAGGAACTCGACATGACCCCTGAGAAGGTCGTCGAAGTCCAGAAGTACGGTCGCGAACCCATTTCCCTGCACACGCCGCTCGGCGAAGACGGGGACTCGGAATTCGGCGACCTCATCGAGGACTCCGAAGCGGTCGTGCCGGCCGACGCGGTCAGTTTCACACTGCTGCAGGAACAGCTGCATTCCGTGCTGGACACGCTCTCGGAGCGGGAGGCCGGCGTCGTCGCCATGCGCTTCGGCCTGACCGACGGACAGCCGAAGACTTTAGACGAAATAGGAAAAGTCTACGGAGTGACGCGCGAGCGCATCCGCCAGATAGAGTCCAAGACAATGTCCAAGCTCCGGCACCCGTCCCGCTCGCAGGTCCTGCGGGACTACC
Encoded here:
- a CDS encoding RNA polymerase sigma factor yields the protein MPATETSSQNARTRDQQSSAPAAEPDAPQDEELTPQQKAARTRARKKAAAEASGTAPAKATRAKKPAAAPAAEPAPAAEAAEEQKPAADKDGKPEEESRGFVLTTDEDDAPQQQVLVAGATADPVKDYLKQIGKVALLNAEQEVDLALRIEAGLFATHKLAQGGDKLDKRLRWDLEQVVHDGKIAKNHLLEANLRLVVSLAKRYTGRGMLFLDLIQEGNLGLIRAVEKFDYTKGFKFSTYATWWIRQAITRAMADQARTIRIPVHMVEVINKLARVQRQMLQDLGREPTPEELAKELDMTPEKVVEVQKYGREPISLHTPLGEDGDSEFGDLIEDSEAVVPADAVSFTLLQEQLHSVLDTLSEREAGVVAMRFGLTDGQPKTLDEIGKVYGVTRERIRQIESKTMSKLRHPSRSQVLRDYLD